The genomic DNA ccagaactggagctggataGGCAATGTAATGGGGCAAAAGTGACCAAAGTGGGCGGCCTaggaagctgagaagaaaaagagtgactgagcaagagtgactgagcaagaggCAAGAGCATCCACAATGTTTTGCATATAAATCATCTGTGTTAAATGAATCATCTGAAACTGCATAATGATAGGGAAAAGCCAGATTTctaatgaaaaatgatttgCGTTTGTTGGACCACTCCAAATGAATCACGGCCATCTCACTCACATTACTGATGGCCATGTTTTTGCATCTGCAGTCCTCTGTTTCCACTGAATCCGTTTCCGACAGAGGCAACGTGTCTAGAAAGAGTATTTCGAACCAACTGATTCAACTAAACCCGGAAAACATCTTGAAACAATGAGGCATGTTGCAATTAGAAGAAGTTCATTAGAAAACATGAATCAGTAGTCTTGGAAAAAATAAGGATTTAGTTATGTGCTCTTAATATTAAGAGTTAAAAAGGATGATAAGGGGATTTTTTAGGGAACGAAAGCATCAGAAtttaaagcaaagcaaagcataGAGGCTGTTCAGCCCCCATGATTACACTGCCCActtgtccagctccggttctggcacaacactgaccctgctccctgtcagcattcccacTCACCCCGGACCTTAAAACCTCAAACACTTCCCCaggtgctctgagctcagagtccggcagcccagctaacaaacggagctaatatcagctaacagcagctacggtttgcaacacagtgctgctttaactgatcaggaaactctgtgggaaaattagatttttaccaaaatcagtaaaataggTTGGCGGTGTGTGACAGTTTACATGgggcacagagtgggaatgacagagacaccattcacctgattacaattaatgatttaaagccagttattttatggtagaaaagtaaATAGTAAAGTAACTATAGCTgttataataaaatgaaaataacaaatgtaataGAGTAAAAAGTTCTAAGATTAGAtggtataaaatgtaaatgtactccccccctcccccctctggCGTTTCATCAGACTTGATCTCACAGATTTTACATGCATGGTTTTACCTACGTGTTTTCCTGTGCACACAATAATTCCGTTGACTTGATTGTTCAAAACAATCGACAGTTATGACTTTAAGGTCACTTGAGAGATGACAGATTCGCGTCCCTGGAGATAACGAACTGAAACCTTGTGACATATGCAGACTGCTGCATGCGCTGCACCGAGTCTCAAACAGCTCACTGGTTAGAAGAAATACAGAGGAGGAGCTGCGCTCAGTGGCCCCGACAAGAAGAAACTTCCCCTGTCAGTTGTGAGTGTGACAACAACGTAAAGCGCAACTCGCAGCGTCAGAGCATCGCATGCAGACCAAAAACCACAAACGTAAACAACTTTATCCGGTGGATATCAAGACCTTTTGCCGGATTATGGAGTTGAAAGCCTGTGCGTAAAAGAGACGTTTGGAAACGATGGATTCGCTTCTTGTTGGAGCACCTGAAGAATGCGCATTAATGGAAAGTGCTCTGGGAGTGATAGAGGATCCTTTGCTTAGtgtttaacagtaaaaaaagaaagaaagaaaaaagaacctGCAGGTATGAACTCTACGGTAGCAAATTTCAAACCGCCCACCATCCCGGCGATTATGTTCATTTTCGGGGTGGTGGGGAATGTCATTGCCATAGTGGTTCTGCGAATATCACGGAAGGAACAAAAGGAAACGACTTTTTACACACTCGTGTGTGGTCTGGCAGTGACAGACCTCCTGGGCACCCTGCTTGCCAGCCCTGTCACCATCGCCACCTACGTGAAGGGCTCGTGGCCGGGAGGTGAGCCCCTGTGCCAGTACTCCGGCTTCatcctgctcttcttcttcttggtccaGCTCAGCATTGTGTTCGCAATGTCAGTGGAGAgatacttggcaataaaccacGCATATTTCTACAACGAGTACGTCAACCAGAAACTCGCCGCTCTGACTCTTTTGGCCATTTACATTACCAACATCGTGTTTTGCGCGCTGCCCAGCATGGGGCTCGGCCATGTGACGCGGCAGAAACCGGGGACTTGGTGTTTCATCGACTGGCAGAACAACGACACAACAGTGGCGACTTTTAACCTGATGTACGCAGGTGTGAATTCAGTCATGGTTCTAGCCACTGTCATATGCAACGTGATGGTGTGCGGGGCTCTGATCCTGATGCACAGGCGCTTCATCCGACGCACGTCTTTGGGCACGGACCCGAGGCGCATCGCGGAGCTGAGGCGCAGACGGAATTTCAGACGATTAGCCGGAGCAGAGATCCAGATGGTGATACTGCTTATCGCAACTTCTGCTGTGGTTCTCATCTGCTCCATACCCTTAGTGGTGAGTATTGGAAAGTTGAGTGCGTAAATGTTTCGTTACGCGCCAGTATGTCAAAGATTTTCCACGAATAAGCCACCGTGAGAAGGAAAATGCACGAGGATAGGGTTATAGTGTATTCAGATAGTTTATAGAGTATCTATTACAAATCATGTCAGTCCTTGTGCCTAAACCTTAACCACAGTGGTGTAATATCACAATTGAAATATATCTGTAGGCGGGCTaccaaaataaagtgttactcAGGGGTACACGTCATACAATTCAAACAAgatgcaaacaaaaatacaacaactgaAAGTTATGTAAGTTTTGAATTCGTGgaaaacagtcaaaacaaacaaacgcagCATGGTTAATGATACCTGACACTACCTGCACTGTGTGCTCCAGTTTTAGAGGTTTGTGGTTAGATGACGCATTTCTCAGAGACACAAGTGCGACCGTTCACACACTCTCTGCGATCAATTCAGGGTGAGAGAAAAAGTTTCAGTATGAACACAGTCAGAACATGCGTGGCTTTCATTTGATTAACGTCAGTGTGTTGtttgcaaacattttatttgcgAGATCTCATCATCAGATCTGTGTGATCCCCCCCATGTGtctttcttttactttcctGTAAAGTCATGAGATAGAATTAAAGGAGAGTTCCACAAAAAATAGTGTGAACAGTCCAATTTAAGACAGCCAGGTGTATGTTGAACCCTGTTCCTGCTGACCATGAAAAGATGCCGTACTCACAttggaagagaagagaagaacaaTCCTTGTTCTATGCTCAAACAATTCGTAAAGTTTAGATAAAGAAAGATGAGATAAAGCTCCACCTGCCTGAGTTCGACGAGTCAAGTTGCCTTTcttatgttatgttgtgtgtttggaagATACCCACTTGTTTCCTTCGTCTAACTCAGACTTCTGAAGCCTCCGAGTGACTTCTGGAACACGGAACAAGGACTGTACTTTTTATCTGCCGTCTCTtccatttaaataatgttagaAACGTTTATTTTAATGACCCGTATGAAGCGGAGGAATGATTACAACAAGCAAAACCTGCTTTAATGTGGGTTTTGTTTTAAGGACAAAAACAGTGAACTCATCCTTTAAGGACCTCACTTCTATAATTCATGAAATGTTGTAACACGTGACTGACTTTGATAGGAGAATATTAGCCCCCGGGGAAAGCACAACGGCCAAAGGCTTTCTAATAATGAATGATGGTGAGAATTGTAGATGTTTTTACTGGCTTCTTGCCATCTCTACACTGCTGTGGTTAACACAGAAGTTACATTGGGCCAAGTGCCTTTTTAGCTTTGACCGTTCCATGCTGCTTTACTCTTCTAAACAAAGTGTAGGCAAGTTTGAGCTtgcaaaaacacaagcacaaattGTTTCTGCATTTGAAATGTTGTTCCACGTTCCTTTACATGACAACTAAACAACTTGTGTATGCTTGTTAGGTGAAATTTAGTTTAccattgctgtttttttcctcatctaGTTGAGGATCTTTGTGAATCAGCTGTACAGAAACCAGAGAGAAGAGTCTTCATGGCTGAATAAAGACCTGCTGGCAATCCGCATGGCCTCCGTCAACCCCATCTTAGACCCTTGGATCTACATCCTGCTAAGAAAGACAGTGGTGCTCAAGCTGATGGAGAAAATTAAGTGTCTGTTCTGCAAAATGGGAGGACGGGGACGAAGGAACGGCGGCCAGTTTCACTGCAACagccacctctcctcctccatcgtcTCCCGGGATTCACCCTCGCTGGTGTCACGTGGGATTCAGGAAATGGTGAGCACCTCGCAGACCTTCCTGTACCCGTCAGAAACTGTAAACTCCAGGTCTTTTCAAGCAGACGCACAGTACGGCTCCAGTCCGCCATCTGTACAGACGTTACAGGACCAACAGGAGGTCTCTGAGGGGCCTCAGAGAGGACTTTCAGAGAGCGATTCAGAGGACACATTGCCAGATAGGCTGCTGAAAAAGCTCCCGGTGTGCCCCAAGGACCCAGCTCTGCACGTGACATTCACAGATGAGACTGAAAACAT from Larimichthys crocea isolate SSNF chromosome IX, L_crocea_2.0, whole genome shotgun sequence includes the following:
- the ptger4b gene encoding prostaglandin E receptor 4 (subtype EP4) b — protein: MNSTVANFKPPTIPAIMFIFGVVGNVIAIVVLRISRKEQKETTFYTLVCGLAVTDLLGTLLASPVTIATYVKGSWPGGEPLCQYSGFILLFFFLVQLSIVFAMSVERYLAINHAYFYNEYVNQKLAALTLLAIYITNIVFCALPSMGLGHVTRQKPGTWCFIDWQNNDTTVATFNLMYAGVNSVMVLATVICNVMVCGALILMHRRFIRRTSLGTDPRRIAELRRRRNFRRLAGAEIQMVILLIATSAVVLICSIPLVLRIFVNQLYRNQREESSWLNKDLLAIRMASVNPILDPWIYILLRKTVVLKLMEKIKCLFCKMGGRGRRNGGQFHCNSHLSSSIVSRDSPSLVSRGIQEMVSTSQTFLYPSETVNSRSFQADAQYGSSPPSVQTLQDQQEVSEGPQRGLSESDSEDTLPDRLLKKLPVCPKDPALHVTFTDETENIQEKCI